The proteins below come from a single Phocoena sinus isolate mPhoSin1 chromosome 2, mPhoSin1.pri, whole genome shotgun sequence genomic window:
- the ZDHHC22 gene encoding palmitoyltransferase ZDHHC22, translating into MLALRLLNVVAPAYFLCISLVTFVLQLFLFLPSMREDPSAARFFSPALLHGAFFLFLSTNALGNYVLVIQNSPDDLDACQGTAARRALCPPPSAHFCRVCARVTLRHDHHCFFTGNCIGSRNMRNFILFCLYTSLACLYSMVAGVAYISAVLSISFAHPLAFLTLLPTSISQFFSGAVLGPEMFVILMLYLWFAVGLACAGFCCHQLLLILRGQTRHQVRKGVAVKARPWRKNLQEVFGKRWLLGLLVPMFNVGSESCKQRDK; encoded by the exons ATGCTGGCCCTGAGGCTGCTCAACGTGGTGGCCCCCGCCTACTTCCTGTGCATCTCCCTGGTGACCTTCGTGCTGcagctcttcctcttcctgcctaGTATGCGTGAGGACCCCTCTGCCGCACGGTTCTTCTCACCTGCGCTGCTCCACGGGGCATTCTTCCTGTTCCTCTCAACCAACGCCCTGGGTAATTACGTCCTGGTCATCCAGAACTCCCCAGACGACCTGGACGCCTGCCAGGGGACCGCAGCCAGGAGGGCCCTGTGCCCTCCGCCCAGCGCCCACTTCTGCCGAGTGTGCGCCAGAGTCACCCTGAGGCACGACCATCACTGTTTCTTCACCGGCAACTGCATCGGGAGCAGGAACATGCGCAACTTCATCCTGTTCTGCCTGTACACCTCCCTGGCCTGCCTCTACTCCATGGTGGCCGGCGTGGCCTACATCTCCGCAGTCCTTTCCATCTCCTTCGCCCACCCCCTGGCCTTCCTCACGCTCCTTCCCACCTCCATCAGCCAGTTCTTCTCCG GCGCTGTCCTTGGTCCTGAAATGTTCGTCATCCTCATGCTCTACCTCTGGTTTGCCGTCGGCCTGGCCTGCGCTGGCTTCTGCTGCCATCAGCTGCTGTTGATCCTCCGGGGGCAGACCCGCCACCAGGTGCGGAAGGGGGTGGCAGTGAAGGCCCGGCCTTGGCGCAAGAACTTACAGGAGGTCTTCGGAAAGAGGTGGCTCCTGGGCCTACTGGTTCCCATGTTCAATGTTGGGAGTGAGAGCTGCAAGCAGCGGGACAAGTAG